One window of the Equus asinus isolate D_3611 breed Donkey chromosome 28, EquAss-T2T_v2, whole genome shotgun sequence genome contains the following:
- the AKTIP gene encoding AKT-interacting protein isoform X2 translates to MNPFWSMSTSSVRKRSDGEEKTLTGDMKTSPPRSAPKKQLPSIPKNALPITKPTSPAPAAQSTNGTHASYGPFYLEYSLLAEFTLVVKQKLPGVYVQPSYRSALMWFGVIFIRHGLYQDGVFKFTVYIPDNYPDGDCPRLVFDIPVFHPLVDPTSGELDVKRAFAKWRRNHNHIWQVLMYARRVFYKIDTASPLNPEAAVLYEKDIQLFKSKVIDSVKACTARLFDQPKIEDPYAISFSPWNPSVHDEAREKMLTQKKPEEQHNKSVHVAGLSWVKPGSVQPFSKEEKTVAT, encoded by the exons ATGAACCCTTTCTGGAGCATGTCTACAAGCTCTGTACGCAAA CGATCTGATGGTGAAGAGAAGACATTAACGGGGGACATGAAAACCAGTCCTCCACGCTCTGCTCCAAAGAAACAGCTGCCTTCTATTCCCAAAAATGCTCTGCCCATAACCAAGCCCACATCTCCTGCCCCAGCAGCGCAGTCAACAAATGGCACACATGCTTCTTATGGACCTTTCTACCTGGAATACTCTCTTCTTGCTGAATT TACCTTGGTTGTGAAGCAGAAGTTACCAGGTGTCTACGTGCAGCCATCTTACCGCTCTGCATTAA TGTGGTTTGGAGTAATATTCATACGGCATGGACTCTATCAAGACGGTGTATTTAAGTTTACAGTTTACATCCCCGATAACTACCCGGACGGGGACTGTCCA CGCTTGGTGTTTGATATTCCCGTCTTTCACCCACTAGTTGATCCCACCTCAGGCGAACTGGATGTGAAGAGAGCATTTGCAAAGTGGAG GCGGAACCATAACCATATTTGGCAAGTATTAATGTATGCAAGGAGAGTGTTCTACAAGATTGATACAGCAAGCCCCCTAAACCCAGAGGCTGCAGTACT GTATGAAAAAGATATTCAGCTGTTTAAAAGTAAAGTGATTGACAGTGTGAAGGCGTGCACTGCTCGTTTGTTCGACCAACCTAAAATAGAAGACCCCTATGCAATTAG CTTTTCTCCATGGAATCCTTCTGTACATGATGAAGCCAGAGAGAAGATGCTGACACAGAAG AAACCCGAAGAACAGCACAATAAAAGTGTTCATGTTGCTGGCCTGTCATGGGTAAAGCCTGGCTCAGTACAACCTTTcagtaaagaagagaaaacagtagCAACTTAA
- the AKTIP gene encoding AKT-interacting protein isoform X1 gives MNPFWSMSTSSVRKRSDGEEKTLTGDMKTSPPRSAPKKQLPSIPKNALPITKPTSPAPAAQSTNGTHASYGPFYLEYSLLAEFTLVVKQKLPGVYVQPSYRSALMWFGVIFIRHGLYQDGVFKFTVYIPDNYPDGDCPRLVFDIPVFHPLVDPTSGELDVKRAFAKWRRNHNHIWQVLMYARRVFYKIDTASPLNPEAAVLYEKDIQLFKSKVIDSVKACTARLFDQPKIEDPYAISFSPWNPSVHDEAREKMLTQKKKPEEQHNKSVHVAGLSWVKPGSVQPFSKEEKTVAT, from the exons ATGAACCCTTTCTGGAGCATGTCTACAAGCTCTGTACGCAAA CGATCTGATGGTGAAGAGAAGACATTAACGGGGGACATGAAAACCAGTCCTCCACGCTCTGCTCCAAAGAAACAGCTGCCTTCTATTCCCAAAAATGCTCTGCCCATAACCAAGCCCACATCTCCTGCCCCAGCAGCGCAGTCAACAAATGGCACACATGCTTCTTATGGACCTTTCTACCTGGAATACTCTCTTCTTGCTGAATT TACCTTGGTTGTGAAGCAGAAGTTACCAGGTGTCTACGTGCAGCCATCTTACCGCTCTGCATTAA TGTGGTTTGGAGTAATATTCATACGGCATGGACTCTATCAAGACGGTGTATTTAAGTTTACAGTTTACATCCCCGATAACTACCCGGACGGGGACTGTCCA CGCTTGGTGTTTGATATTCCCGTCTTTCACCCACTAGTTGATCCCACCTCAGGCGAACTGGATGTGAAGAGAGCATTTGCAAAGTGGAG GCGGAACCATAACCATATTTGGCAAGTATTAATGTATGCAAGGAGAGTGTTCTACAAGATTGATACAGCAAGCCCCCTAAACCCAGAGGCTGCAGTACT GTATGAAAAAGATATTCAGCTGTTTAAAAGTAAAGTGATTGACAGTGTGAAGGCGTGCACTGCTCGTTTGTTCGACCAACCTAAAATAGAAGACCCCTATGCAATTAG CTTTTCTCCATGGAATCCTTCTGTACATGATGAAGCCAGAGAGAAGATGCTGACACAGAAG AAGAAACCCGAAGAACAGCACAATAAAAGTGTTCATGTTGCTGGCCTGTCATGGGTAAAGCCTGGCTCAGTACAACCTTTcagtaaagaagagaaaacagtagCAACTTAA